Part of the Listeria innocua genome is shown below.
ATAATTAAAATTTTGAAGGAGTGGTTTAAATGACTTATTTAGTAACTGGTGCAACAGGTGGACTGGGTGGTTATGCCTTAAATTATTTGAAAGAATTGGTTCCAATGACAGATATTTATGCTTTAGTTCGTAGTGAAGAAAAAGGTGCGGATTTGAAAGCAGCGGGATTTAATATCCGAATTGGTGATTATAGTGATGCAGAGTCAATGAAACAAGCATTTGCAGGAATCGATCGTGTCTTGTTTGTCTCAGGTGCTCCAGGGAATCGGCAAGTAGAGCACGAAAATGTGGTGAATGCTGCAAAAGAAGCAGGCGTTTCTTACATTGCTTACACAAGTTTCGCAGACGCAGATAATTCCACAAGTGCTCTAGCGGCAGACCATATTTTTACAGAAAAAGTAATTGAAAAATCCGGAATTGAACATACATTCTTGCGCAATAACTGGTACTTCGAAAATGAAATGCCAATGATTGGTGGCGCTTTGAATGGTGGAAAATTTGTTTATGCAGCTGGAAATGGAAAAACTGGCTGGGCATTGAAACGAGAATACGCAGAAGTTGCTGCTAAAGCGGTGGCAGGAGCTCGTTTCCCTGAAATCTTAGAATTATCTGGCCCAGTAATGACATACGCAGAACTTACAGAAGCATTAAAAGAAGCTACTGGAAAAGATTTCGAAGTCATTTCTTCTGATGATAAAGGATTTGTCGAAAACCTGGTCAATGTTGGTATGCCACAACCAGTTGCAGAAATGTTCTTATCTTTCCAACATGATATAAAAAATAATCAACTAGATGTTACTTCTAGAGATTTCGAAAAAGCATTAGGAAAACCATTAACGAACCGTGTGGATGCGCTTCGGGAATTACTGCAATAAAATAAAAACGTCTATCTTCGCGATAGACGTTTTTTTATAGTTCATCATGTGCAAGCAACGTAAATTCACGAGCTAATTGATCTAAAAAATGCTTCTGCCAATCATGATCTCGTGTGGTGCCGTGTAAGTTAGTACTAAGCGTCAATTCACCGCGGAAAGTAGTAGCAGCGACTTGGAAAAACGGAGCATATTTTAAAGAGCCACAAATAAAACAATCCGTTAAAGTACTGCCTTCAAAAATAAGCTTCTCTTCATCAATAATACCGATGTTTGTAAAACTCGTTTTTGGAATAGAATACATTTTTTCAGAAGCTTTTTTCGCAAAAGAATAGCTTTTCTTCTTGAAAATCAGTTCCAACAAATAATAAATCCGTAAAGGAGTAAGACTGTTTTTTTGTGGATTAAGTGAATTTTTAACGGCTTGGAGGGTGCTCTCGAATGAAGTTAAGTCGTCATTTGCGTTAATTTGGCAGGTAATATTAGCTGTTAAGTTGGTAATTCCTTGGCTAGCTTTACCTGGCAAATATTTACGAAGATCTACTGGACAATCAATCGATAATTCATTTTGGTGCGTCGTCTGCTGAACTATTCGTACCATTGCGGCAAAAAAAACATCATTTACAGTTGCATCGTTTTCTTTCGCATAATGAACGATTCTGTCAAAAACCTCTTTTGGTAGCTTTGTCCAAATGATTTTCGGGTTTTTCGGGTCACCTTTGAGTGGAAATGGTGGGTTATAGACAGTTTTTCGATTTGTTTTTTCGGTAAAAATGGTTTTTATTTCTTTGCGTGAAAATTGATCGAAAACTTGTTTTAAATTTCTCGAGCCTAAACTCAAATTGGCTTGGTAGTTTGGGTTTTCCAATAGTTTCGAATAAAGTTCACTTAACAAATAAAGATATTCTTTAAAACCAGCACCATCAGCCAACATGTGATTCAAAATAATGACAAGTTTATCAGCCGATTCCGTACGGACGACAGTTAAGCGAATTTGTGGACCGTTTTCTGTAGATAATTTCCTCACTAGCGCCCGATTTACTTCAGCTTCGGGTTCGGTGGTTTTAATAAGGAAAACCAAATCCTCCGCTGAAAAAACACTTTCTTGCCAAAAAGCGCCTTTGTTCGTTTCTTTAAAATGGCAAAGTAATAGCGGAAGTTTTTTAGTAGACTGCATAACTGCTTTTTTTAGAACGTCTATATTTAAATGATTATCAAATGTAAGAACCGTATGCAAATGATGGTCATTTTTCATTTTTTCTCCAGAAATATAATGCTTAATATCAGAAGGTTCAGCGGGATAACTCGTGATTTTTACCATGGGATTTCCTTCTTTCTTCGGTTTAAATAGTTGTTAGTAGTTTCCCTGAAAGCCGGTTTGCGAAACTAAACCAAGTAACTCCAGTAAAAAAGAGCCATTCTGTTCGCGAACAGAATGGCTCTTTTTTTATTTATACATACTTTCAATTACTGGTTTTAGCTTATCGATTACAAGTCCGCTACCGCCGCGACCTTTGACGTTTTCGATCATTCCTACCATGAGGTAATTGGGATTGTCGGCATCGAAGGCATAAACAAAGCCATTTTCAAGGCCATCTTCGCCTTGTTTTTCTTTTAGTTCGGCTGTACCGGTTTTGGCTGCGATATTGTGACCTTGAATTTGTAGGGCGTGCGCTGTGCCTGCTGGGTCAGAAACAGTTTTGACTAAAGCTGCTTTGACTTGGTTAGCAGATGCGGCTTCGGTTGCTTGTGTTTCCTTGCCAGCTTTTTCTTTTGTATCTAGTTTTGGATAAGGCATTTTTCCGTCGTTGGCAATGGCCGAGTAAGCAATCGCTTGTTGAATTGGCGACATCAGTAATTCGCCTTGTCCGTAAGACGTATCAGCTAGTAAGATTTCTGAGTTCAGCCCGTCATTTGAAATTTGTGCTGGTTTCATTGTGAAAGGTAAGTTATATTCCTTATCAAAATCGAATTTTTTCAAGCCAGCAGTTAGTTTATCTTTGCCAATCTCTAGACCTTCTTGGGCGAAATAAATGTTATCAGAGTGTACAAGCGCGTCCGTCATATTTACTTTTGGAACATCATGGACACGAGTAACAAAGTATTTGCCCCATGAAGCATCTTTTTGCCACTGTAATCCAGAAATTTCACGGACTTTGTCGGGTTTGGTAATTCCAGTATCCAGCCCAATCGTTGCAGTAATCGTTTTAAAAGTAGATCCCGGTGCGTAACGATTTGCGTATCTTGCTAAGAAAGGAAGGCGTTTATCGTCATTATATTTTGCGTAATCTTCGGAAGTAATTCCTAGCACCATTTGATTTGCATCATAAGAAGGTGTGCTCACTAATGCTAATAGTTCGCCGTTTGTTGGGTTAATCATTGTCACTGCGCCAGTTTCAGAGCCAAGACTATCAAATGCTTTCTTCTGAACATCAGCATCAATAGTTAGTTTAATTTCTTCGCCGTCTTTTTTATCGATTTTTTGTAAAGTATCTTCTTGTTTGGTTTGATCATTGATAATTTTGATTGCGCCACCATTTTTACCGCGCAATTGTTTGTCATAGTAACGTTCTAAGCCACTTTTCCCAATGACATCGCCAACGCTGAGTTTTGGATTTTTTTCAATGTCTTCGGCGCTAACTTCACCGACATAACCAATCAAATGCGAGGTTGCTTCATTTAATGGATACGTCCGCATTTCTTTTTGAGCGTAAGTAAGCCCTGTTGCTTCTGGAAGTTTATCTTTATTTAAAGTAACTAGTGGCACAAAGCTATCTGCTTGAACCCATTTTTGATCGAGTTGTTTGTTGATGTAATCAGTTGAGACTTCTAGTTTTTTGCTAATATCAGCAATGTTTTTCACTTTTTCATCGCCTTCACCAAGCTTTGAAGGAACAACTCCAGCTTCGGCAAATTGGCCTGTAGTTGCAAGCGGTTTTCCATTTCTGTCAACGATTTGACCACGTTCTGCATCATCTTCTGTCATTCGAACTTTATCTGTTTTCACCATTCCTGGGAAAATTAGTGCCGGTTTCCAGTCGATTTTCCAGTCGTCATCTTGCTTGGAAATAGTTGTTTTATATTTTTGCGTAGCGAGTTTTCCAAGGCTTGTCCGCATTTCTAGTTCATATGTTAAGTTGAATTTGTTTTCTTTGTCATCATAGACTGACTTTAAATTTTTGACTTTAATATCTTTCGCACCAATTCCGTCGTAAACAGCTTGATACTTTTCTTCCATTTCTTTCTTTGTGAACTCTACTTTTTTCAGAGATTCACTTGAGACGCTATTTCCTAGTTTATCGTACTTTTCTTTAGCGATATTTGATGTAAAAGTTTCTGCGGCTGCTAAAGCGTTTTTTTCATCTTTATGTTGATTTTGGATGAAAAAATAAATGGCAATACCTGCGAGGACGACAACAGCAACAATACTTCCAATGATAATTGCTTTCTTGTTGTTACCTTTTTTCCCATTTAAATTAGCCATAATACACCCCTTAATTTCATGTTATATTCAATTAATTATACCAAACACTTCTAAAAAAGTTGAAAAAATTAAAGAAAACTTTAGATTTGCCCGACATATTTTTTTCTAATTCATGTCATAATTTGTTCTTATTTGCTTGGTAAAGTAGTGGTAACGAAAGGATGATGTTGGATGGAAGAGATGGAACAACCAGAAAAGAAGGTCATTATTCGTGGGAAAGGCATCCACAATAAATGGAAGTGGAGCACGATTATTGTTAGTATTCTTTCTGTCATAATTATTAGTGTTTTAAGTTATCAGCTGTATTCAGTTAGTCAAAATACCCCGGAAAATAATAATGGAACGATGCAAGGCCCTGGAGGAAACGGTGCGCCGAGTGGAACGCCGCCATCTGGTGAGCCAGGTCAGGCACCTTCAGACGATAGTTCGGATTCTGGAACAAGTGATAGTACTAATAGCGGCAGTACGCTTTAGAATACGCTAGAAGCCCTCTAAAATCATGTTTTTAGAGGGCTTATTCCAATCTTTAAAAAATCTTATGGAATTATCGCTCTCTTTTTTTGTCATTTTATTGTAATATGGAGGTAAGTTACAATAAATGAGGTGTGAAAAATGGCAAGACATGCACAAAAAAGAAAGGCACGTAAAGGTAGAATTTTTGGTACGATTCTTGTAGCCCTATTAATTTTAGTTGGTGTAGTTGCAGTTATAGGTTATTTTCAATATCAATCGAGCTTAAAAGAAGCGCAAAATGATAGTAAATTAAAAGAATACAAATTTAACGGTGCAAAAGCAGTTGGCGATGAGATTAATGTTTTACTTATCGGTAGTGACTCTCGTGGCGAAGACCAAGGGCGTTCAGACAGCTTGATGATTGCTCATTATAATACGAAAACAAATACGCCAAAATTAGTATCAATCATGCGTGATACTTATGTAGATATTCCAGGTCATGGCAAAAATAAAATCAACGCAGCTTATTCATACGGTGGTCCAGAACTTGTCCGCCAAACGATTAAAGAAAATTTTGGTGTAGATGTGCAGTATTATGTAGTAGCAAATTTCGAAGGTTTCCCTAAGATTGTTGATACAGTAGCACCAGAAGGCATCAAGATCAATGCAGAAAAAGATATGTCGAAAAATATTGATGCAAACATTAAAAAAGGCGAACAAGTAATGGATGGTAAAACATTATTACAATATGCCCGTTTCCGTAAAGATGCTGAAGGAGACTTCGGTCGAATTCGCCGTCAACAGCAGGTTTTAGAAGCGCTGAAAGAACAAGCTATTGATGTTGGAGATGTTACTAAAATTCCAGATGTCATCGGAAAATTACAAGGTTATTCTTCTACCAATATCCCGACTGGCACATTAATGTCAATTGGCGCAGATTTCCTACTAGGAAAAACAGAAACAATGGAAAAATTCGCGATTCCTGTAGAAGGAAAATGGCACAATGAAAGAATTGACGGAGCAGGAGCAGTTCTTCGTTTAGACGATATGGCTGCAAACGCGAAAGCACTACAAGATTTTCTTAAATAAATAAAGCAAAACACGGAAATCCATTCTTCGGATTTCCGTGTTTTTTTAGATGAAAATAAGCATTAACTTTCGTAGATTGAGACTATATCATAAATTCTACGCTTCATTTTTTCACGAACATGTAATGGCTCTAAACATTCGCATTTATCGCCAAAACTCAAGAGAATATCATAGTGATACTCGTTTTCTATAAAAGGAAAACTGACAATGTAATGCTCCTCACCATCGGGATGAAAATTTTCATAAGAGCAATAATCAAGCACTCTATCGATAATGGATTGATGAATACGAATTTTAATTTCTATCTGCATAATTGCTACAATATCTTCCATTTCTAACTGTGGCTTTTGAAAATCTCGCAGTGTAAAAGTGTCCTCAAGTATTTGCAGACCAGACATACGAGATAACCTGAATAAACGAAAATCATTCCTATTTTGGCAATACCCATACAAATACCAGTGGCTGCTTTTCATTACAAGCTGATATGGTTCAACTATTCTTACGGTCTTATTTCCTTGGTGAGCTATATATTCAAAGGTTAGTAACTTGTTTTCCTGCAAAGCCACTTTGATAATTTCTACATGTGGTTGTATGTTGTTATTTCCCGTCCACTGGCTTAAATCTATATAAATTTGGTTCGCTTTTAGCTCGATTTCTTTTGCTCTATCAGCTGGGATAAAACTTTTTATTTTTGCAAGAGCATTTATCAGTTCATCTCCGCGTACCATGTTAGAAAGACTTGAAAGGCCCATAAGAATAGCGGAAAGGTCTGCTGTTGAAAAAACCTTGCTATCCATCTTGTAGTCAGGCATAATTTCAAACCCGCCACCTACGCCCGGAGTTGAACGAATAGGTACACCAGCCAAGTCAATCGCGTCTATGTCACGATAAATTGTACGAAGCGAAACTTCAAATCTATCAGCTAACTCTTGTGCGCTAATACGTTCTTTATCAAGGAGAATTAAAACAATGCTCATAAGTCTATCAACTTTCATATAATAGCCACCTTTCAAAATTACTATATATTGTTGCCATAATGGTGTCAACAATCGGGAGCTATACTGAAAAGTAAGGAAAGGAGATTAACATAGTAATCATTGATATAAAAAATTAATAGAAAATGGAGGAAATATATGTTTACAATTTATGTTTACGTTCTTGATACTCTAGCCGATTGGGAGATAGGCTATGTAACTTCGGAGCTTAATTCTCATCGGTTTTTTAAAAAAGACGCAAATCGCGTATTGCTCAAAACAGTTAGTTATTCGAAAGAGCCTATTAAAACAATGGGTGGGATGACGATAGTGCCTGATTGTGTAATTGATGACATTGTTATGAGTGAAACAAGTGTATTGTTATTGCCAGGAGCTGACACATGGAACAACCTAGAGCATAAAGCTATTATCGAAAAAGCAAGTGAGCTTCTCGCTTTAAATGCTACAGTGGCTGCAATTTGTGGAGCTACAGTTGCACTTGCGAATCATGGATTATTGGATAATCGTCCACATACAAGTAATGGAGCAGGATTTTTAGAAATGTTCTCTTCTAGTTATAAAGGGCAAAGTTCATATATAAATGAGCTTTCTGTATGGGATAACAATCTGATTACAGCGAGTTCTGCTGGAGCCTTGTTATGGGCCAAGCAAATTATTGCGCATTTGGACGTTTTTGAGTCAAACACACTTGAGTCTTGGTATGCCTATTTCAATACTGGTGACCCTAAACACTTCTATGCACTCATGGAAAGTTTGCCAGATAACAATGATCACTAATTAAGTGGAGCGGCTAATCTACAATATTAAAGCAGATTGGTCGTTTGCTGTGTGGCTAACTTTAGGTGGAAAATTGTCACAAAGTACAGGGAGAGAATTGACAGGCTGGTTTTAAATTTCTTTTTTCGCGTCACATAGCTTATAATGAATACATATTTTAAAAAGGGGTGAGGCGCTTCATGAAAGATAAAACGAAAAAACGGAAATGGAACTGGGCACAGATTCTTGCAATTTTTGTATTAATAACGCTCGTGATTTCTATGGTTTATGCAATAGTTAACTTAATTACAGCACCATCTGGCAATGTACCAGAAGGACAGCAAACAAAAGGCGATTACTCACTTATGCTTATGCAGTGTGTTCTTGGTGTGGTAGTTCTATTTCTACCATCAATTATTAGTAAAAAAATGAAATTCGTCATTCCGAATGCGATGTATATTGTTTTTATCGTTTTCTTATATTGCGCGATTTATCTTGGGGAAGTTCGTAGTTTCTATTATTTGATTCCTAACTGGGATACGATTTTACATACATTTAGTGGGGCTATGCTCGGGGGACTTGGCTTTTCGATTGTAAGTTTACTGAATAATGATGAACGGGTTACACTTTCTATGAGCCCGGTTTTTGTAGCATTATTTGCTTGTAGTTTTGCTGTATTTTTAGGCGTTTTCTGGGAGTTCTATGAATTTGCAGCAGATAGCTTTGGAATGAACATGCAAAAAACGATGCTAGAAGATGGTACAATGCTACAAGGTCATGCAGCAGTTGCAGATACAATGGGCGATCTGTTCGTAGATTTCCTCGGCGCATTTGTCATCTCGGTTGTCGGTTACTTCTCCATTCGTAAAAATAAAAAATGGATGAAGAACTTCGAATTTAAAAAAGTAGAAGAAGACGCGAAATAAAAAAATGCCAGCAAAGTGAGAAATCATTTTGTTGGCAGTTTTTTTATATTATTTTACTTTCTCTATCAATAAACATCATTAAAAATGCGATGAACTGTAAAAACGCACAAACAAGAATAGCATATTGGCTGAAAAGCTGAATAAAGAAATTACCAACGACCGCACCAACGATAAAACTAAGAATAACCGTGAAATATAGCCCACTATTACGAAGGTATTGCTTTTCCTTGTACTCAAAATAATCACATAAGTTTTGTGTAGCACTTCTTAGATTTCCGATACACATCGTCGTTGCAACACCTCTACCATGCATTTTTCGAAAACTTTCTACTTGAATACCACATACAAAAGATATGAGCGAATTAGCAATTAGATTATGATCAAGTGGAATAAATGCAACAGCGACCAAAATAAT
Proteins encoded:
- a CDS encoding SDR family oxidoreductase, with amino-acid sequence MTYLVTGATGGLGGYALNYLKELVPMTDIYALVRSEEKGADLKAAGFNIRIGDYSDAESMKQAFAGIDRVLFVSGAPGNRQVEHENVVNAAKEAGVSYIAYTSFADADNSTSALAADHIFTEKVIEKSGIEHTFLRNNWYFENEMPMIGGALNGGKFVYAAGNGKTGWALKREYAEVAAKAVAGARFPEILELSGPVMTYAELTEALKEATGKDFEVISSDDKGFVENLVNVGMPQPVAEMFLSFQHDIKNNQLDVTSRDFEKALGKPLTNRVDALRELLQ
- a CDS encoding condensation domain-containing protein, whose product is MVKITSYPAEPSDIKHYISGEKMKNDHHLHTVLTFDNHLNIDVLKKAVMQSTKKLPLLLCHFKETNKGAFWQESVFSAEDLVFLIKTTEPEAEVNRALVRKLSTENGPQIRLTVVRTESADKLVIILNHMLADGAGFKEYLYLLSELYSKLLENPNYQANLSLGSRNLKQVFDQFSRKEIKTIFTEKTNRKTVYNPPFPLKGDPKNPKIIWTKLPKEVFDRIVHYAKENDATVNDVFFAAMVRIVQQTTHQNELSIDCPVDLRKYLPGKASQGITNLTANITCQINANDDLTSFESTLQAVKNSLNPQKNSLTPLRIYYLLELIFKKKSYSFAKKASEKMYSIPKTSFTNIGIIDEEKLIFEGSTLTDCFICGSLKYAPFFQVAATTFRGELTLSTNLHGTTRDHDWQKHFLDQLAREFTLLAHDEL
- a CDS encoding penicillin-binding transpeptidase domain-containing protein; its protein translation is MANLNGKKGNNKKAIIIGSIVAVVVLAGIAIYFFIQNQHKDEKNALAAAETFTSNIAKEKYDKLGNSVSSESLKKVEFTKKEMEEKYQAVYDGIGAKDIKVKNLKSVYDDKENKFNLTYELEMRTSLGKLATQKYKTTISKQDDDWKIDWKPALIFPGMVKTDKVRMTEDDAERGQIVDRNGKPLATTGQFAEAGVVPSKLGEGDEKVKNIADISKKLEVSTDYINKQLDQKWVQADSFVPLVTLNKDKLPEATGLTYAQKEMRTYPLNEATSHLIGYVGEVSAEDIEKNPKLSVGDVIGKSGLERYYDKQLRGKNGGAIKIINDQTKQEDTLQKIDKKDGEEIKLTIDADVQKKAFDSLGSETGAVTMINPTNGELLALVSTPSYDANQMVLGITSEDYAKYNDDKRLPFLARYANRYAPGSTFKTITATIGLDTGITKPDKVREISGLQWQKDASWGKYFVTRVHDVPKVNMTDALVHSDNIYFAQEGLEIGKDKLTAGLKKFDFDKEYNLPFTMKPAQISNDGLNSEILLADTSYGQGELLMSPIQQAIAYSAIANDGKMPYPKLDTKEKAGKETQATEAASANQVKAALVKTVSDPAGTAHALQIQGHNIAAKTGTAELKEKQGEDGLENGFVYAFDADNPNYLMVGMIENVKGRGGSGLVIDKLKPVIESMYK
- a CDS encoding LCP family protein; this translates as MARHAQKRKARKGRIFGTILVALLILVGVVAVIGYFQYQSSLKEAQNDSKLKEYKFNGAKAVGDEINVLLIGSDSRGEDQGRSDSLMIAHYNTKTNTPKLVSIMRDTYVDIPGHGKNKINAAYSYGGPELVRQTIKENFGVDVQYYVVANFEGFPKIVDTVAPEGIKINAEKDMSKNIDANIKKGEQVMDGKTLLQYARFRKDAEGDFGRIRRQQQVLEALKEQAIDVGDVTKIPDVIGKLQGYSSTNIPTGTLMSIGADFLLGKTETMEKFAIPVEGKWHNERIDGAGAVLRLDDMAANAKALQDFLK
- a CDS encoding helix-turn-helix transcriptional regulator, whose product is MKVDRLMSIVLILLDKERISAQELADRFEVSLRTIYRDIDAIDLAGVPIRSTPGVGGGFEIMPDYKMDSKVFSTADLSAILMGLSSLSNMVRGDELINALAKIKSFIPADRAKEIELKANQIYIDLSQWTGNNNIQPHVEIIKVALQENKLLTFEYIAHQGNKTVRIVEPYQLVMKSSHWYLYGYCQNRNDFRLFRLSRMSGLQILEDTFTLRDFQKPQLEMEDIVAIMQIEIKIRIHQSIIDRVLDYCSYENFHPDGEEHYIVSFPFIENEYHYDILLSFGDKCECLEPLHVREKMKRRIYDIVSIYES
- a CDS encoding type 1 glutamine amidotransferase family protein; this encodes MFTIYVYVLDTLADWEIGYVTSELNSHRFFKKDANRVLLKTVSYSKEPIKTMGGMTIVPDCVIDDIVMSETSVLLLPGADTWNNLEHKAIIEKASELLALNATVAAICGATVALANHGLLDNRPHTSNGAGFLEMFSSSYKGQSSYINELSVWDNNLITASSAGALLWAKQIIAHLDVFESNTLESWYAYFNTGDPKHFYALMESLPDNNDH
- a CDS encoding YoaK family protein is translated as MVRSRQISESIGLGLLLALAGGFMDAYSYIERGQVFANAQTGNILLFGINLSEGNWAIAIQYFWPVVSFTVGIAISEVIHRRDIRRLHWRQLSVMIEAIILVAVAFIPLDHNLIANSLISFVCGIQVESFRKMHGRGVATTMCIGNLRSATQNLCDYFEYKEKQYLRNSGLYFTVILSFIVGAVVGNFFIQLFSQYAILVCAFLQFIAFLMMFIDRESKII